From Streptomyces sp. NBC_00683, one genomic window encodes:
- a CDS encoding ABC transporter ATP-binding protein, protein MTPAGSLLVAHDLRKTYGSTAALDGASFSVHPGEVVAVMGPSGSGKSTLLHCLAGIITPDSGTVTYAGRELSAMSDAQRSALRRSDFGFVFQFGQLVPELTCVENVALPLRLNGTRRKEAERMALRWMERLEVDGLAAQRPGEVSGGQGQRVAVARALVGSPKVVFADEPTGALDSLNGERIMELLTECARSANTAVVLVTHEARVAAYSDRDVVVRDGRSRDAEYAV, encoded by the coding sequence CGACGGCGCCTCGTTCTCCGTCCACCCCGGCGAGGTCGTCGCGGTCATGGGCCCCTCCGGCTCCGGCAAGTCGACCCTCCTGCACTGCCTCGCCGGGATCATCACCCCCGACTCGGGCACCGTCACCTACGCGGGCCGTGAGCTCTCCGCCATGTCGGACGCACAGCGAAGCGCCCTGCGGCGCAGCGATTTCGGCTTCGTGTTCCAGTTCGGCCAGCTCGTCCCCGAGCTGACCTGCGTGGAGAACGTCGCCCTGCCGCTCCGGCTGAACGGGACCCGGCGCAAGGAGGCCGAGCGGATGGCCCTGCGGTGGATGGAGCGCCTGGAGGTCGACGGCCTGGCCGCCCAGCGTCCCGGCGAGGTCTCCGGCGGTCAGGGCCAGCGCGTCGCCGTGGCCCGAGCCCTCGTCGGATCGCCCAAGGTGGTCTTCGCGGACGAGCCGACCGGTGCGCTGGACTCCCTCAACGGCGAGCGCATCATGGAACTGCTCACCGAGTGCGCCCGGTCGGCCAACACGGCCGTCGTCCTCGTGACGCACGAGGCGCGGGTCGCCGCGTACTCGGACCGCGACGTCGTCGTGCGCGACGGCCGCTCCCGCGACGCGGAGTACGCCGTATGA
- a CDS encoding ABC transporter permease translates to MTWLRDLGLGIRFAAAGGREGWARTALTAVGVGLGVALLLAASSVPQLLDLRSARERAREEVAASRRADVPKSDTTVLRISAETEYRGRSVGGFLMRPEGTRPATPPGVAGFPGPREMVVSPALRELLASSEGELLRERLPYRISGTIGDPGLLSPGELLFYAGSDSLTTAAGGHRLAGYGNDSGSDRLPPLLVVLVIIICVVLLVPVAIFIATAVRFGGDRRDRRLAALRLVGTDIRSTRRIAAGEALFGSVLGLLAGLVFFLVGRSFVGAVELWDHSAFPSDLVPAPWLAALIAVAVPLAAVFVTLAALRSVVIEPLGVVRGARARRRRLWWRLPMPALGLVVLGLTGRVDETTPVSPFPIAAGAVLVLVGLALLLPWLVEAFVNRLRGGPVPWQLAVRRLQLNSGAATRAVSGITVAVAGAVALQMLFAAMGDDFERVTGQDPSRAQFHTYSEKVSGDAATRTVEAFRATKGVETVIGTVETYVTRPGTYTADELQPTTSLSIGDCATLMEIAEITSCKDGDVFVVHPRGDRKMSDWVDRTARKGKEIELDPTVGTAAGAKPLRWTLPADARTVTSARDPLGEDHWGIMATVGAIDPRTLPNAQTMAQIRVDGSVEDAAEYVRNTAARIDPGMRVGTLTSVTRDRQYASVQTGLRFGAAATLLLIAASMLVSQLEQLRERRRLLSVLVAFGTRRVTLGWSVLWQTAVPVVIGLLAAIAGGLGLGAVLTWMIAKTVTQWWLFLPLAGTGAGIVLAVTLLSLPLLWRMMRPDGLRTE, encoded by the coding sequence ATGACCTGGCTGCGCGATCTCGGCCTCGGCATACGCTTCGCCGCCGCGGGCGGGCGCGAGGGCTGGGCGCGGACCGCGCTCACCGCCGTGGGCGTCGGCCTCGGCGTGGCACTGCTGCTGGCCGCCTCGTCCGTCCCCCAGCTGCTGGACCTGCGCTCCGCTCGCGAGCGTGCCCGCGAGGAGGTCGCGGCCTCGCGCAGGGCCGACGTCCCGAAGTCGGACACCACGGTCCTGCGGATCAGTGCGGAGACGGAGTACCGCGGCCGTTCCGTCGGCGGGTTCCTGATGCGCCCGGAGGGCACCCGGCCGGCCACCCCGCCCGGAGTCGCGGGCTTCCCCGGTCCGCGGGAGATGGTGGTCTCCCCGGCCCTCCGGGAGCTGCTGGCGTCCTCCGAGGGCGAACTCCTCAGGGAGCGGCTGCCGTACCGGATCTCCGGGACGATCGGCGATCCTGGTCTGCTCTCCCCTGGCGAGCTGCTCTTCTACGCGGGCAGCGACAGCCTGACCACCGCAGCCGGCGGCCACCGCCTGGCCGGGTACGGGAACGACTCCGGGAGTGATCGGCTCCCGCCCCTCCTGGTGGTGCTGGTCATCATCATCTGCGTCGTCCTGCTGGTGCCCGTCGCGATCTTCATCGCCACGGCCGTGCGGTTCGGCGGCGACCGCCGCGACCGCCGGCTCGCCGCCTTGCGCCTGGTCGGTACGGACATCCGGTCGACCCGCCGGATCGCGGCCGGTGAGGCGTTGTTCGGCTCGGTGCTCGGCCTGCTGGCCGGCCTGGTGTTCTTCCTGGTGGGCCGGTCGTTCGTGGGCGCCGTCGAGCTGTGGGACCACAGCGCCTTCCCGTCCGATCTGGTGCCCGCCCCGTGGCTGGCGGCGCTGATCGCCGTCGCGGTGCCCCTCGCCGCGGTGTTCGTCACCCTGGCCGCCCTGCGGTCCGTGGTCATCGAACCGCTCGGCGTCGTACGGGGCGCCCGTGCCCGCAGGCGCCGCCTGTGGTGGCGTCTGCCGATGCCCGCCCTGGGTCTCGTGGTGCTGGGACTCACCGGCCGGGTCGACGAGACGACGCCCGTCAGCCCGTTCCCGATCGCGGCCGGCGCGGTACTGGTCCTGGTCGGGCTGGCGCTGCTGCTGCCCTGGCTCGTCGAGGCGTTCGTGAACCGGCTGCGCGGCGGCCCGGTGCCCTGGCAGCTCGCCGTCCGCCGGCTCCAGCTGAACAGCGGGGCGGCGACCCGCGCGGTCAGCGGGATCACGGTCGCGGTGGCGGGGGCGGTGGCCCTGCAGATGCTGTTCGCCGCCATGGGCGACGACTTCGAGCGGGTCACGGGGCAGGACCCCTCGCGCGCCCAGTTCCACACGTACTCCGAGAAGGTCTCCGGGGACGCGGCCACCCGCACCGTCGAGGCGTTCCGGGCCACCAAGGGGGTGGAGACCGTCATCGGGACGGTCGAGACGTACGTGACCCGGCCTGGGACGTACACGGCCGACGAGCTGCAGCCCACCACTTCCCTCAGCATCGGTGACTGCGCGACCCTGATGGAGATCGCCGAGATCACCTCCTGCAAGGACGGAGACGTCTTCGTCGTCCATCCGAGGGGTGACAGGAAGATGTCCGACTGGGTCGACCGGACCGCCCGCAAGGGCAAGGAGATCGAGCTCGACCCGACCGTCGGCACCGCGGCCGGCGCGAAGCCCCTGCGGTGGACACTGCCCGCTGACGCCCGGACCGTGACCTCTGCCCGCGATCCGCTCGGCGAGGACCACTGGGGAATCATGGCGACGGTCGGCGCGATCGACCCGCGCACGCTGCCGAACGCCCAGACCATGGCGCAGATCCGGGTCGACGGGAGCGTCGAGGACGCCGCCGAGTACGTACGGAACACGGCGGCCAGGATCGACCCCGGGATGCGGGTCGGCACCCTGACCTCGGTGACGCGTGACCGGCAGTACGCGAGCGTGCAGACCGGCCTGCGGTTCGGTGCCGCGGCGACCCTGCTGCTGATCGCCGCGTCCATGCTGGTCTCCCAGCTGGAGCAGCTCCGGGAGCGCAGGCGGCTGCTGTCGGTCCTGGTCGCCTTCGGCACCAGGCGTGTCACCCTGGGCTGGTCGGTGCTCTGGCAGACCGCGGTCCCGGTGGTCATCGGCCTGCTGGCCGCGATCGCGGGCGGCCTCGGGCTCGGCGCCGTGCTGACCTGGATGATCGCCAAGACGGTGACGCAGTGGTGGCTGTTCCTGCCGCTGGCGGGCACGGGCGCGGGCATCGTCCTGGCCGTGACCCTGCTGTCGCTCCCCCTGCTGTGGCGCATGATGCGCCCGGACGGCCTGCGTACGGAGTGA